The Paracoccus sp. MC1862 genome includes a window with the following:
- the msrB gene encoding peptide-methionine (R)-S-oxide reductase MsrB yields the protein MAEKITRTDAEWRELLDPATYHVTRQAGTERPFSHPGFPKGAGHYACACCGARLFDGDQKFESHCGWPSFSHAGGAIEEHRDRSHGMIRTEVRCERCDAHLGHVFPDGPPPTGLRYCINGVAIRFVPEGAEAAPA from the coding sequence ATGGCTGAAAAGATCACCCGCACCGACGCCGAATGGCGCGAACTTCTCGACCCCGCCACCTATCACGTCACCCGGCAGGCCGGAACCGAACGGCCGTTTTCCCATCCCGGCTTCCCCAAGGGGGCGGGCCATTACGCCTGCGCCTGCTGCGGCGCCCGGCTGTTCGACGGCGACCAGAAGTTCGAAAGCCACTGCGGATGGCCCAGCTTTTCCCACGCGGGCGGCGCGATCGAGGAACACCGCGACCGCAGCCACGGGATGATCCGCACCGAGGTCCGCTGCGAGCGCTGCGACGCGCATCTGGGCCATGTCTTTCCCGACGGGCCACCGCCCACGGGGCTGCGCTACTGCATCAACGGGGTGGCGATACGCTTTGTCCCCGAAGGCGCGGAAGCGGCCCCGGCCTGA
- a CDS encoding trimeric intracellular cation channel family protein, giving the protein MTEGILIGANLPALVWLLDYSSALVFALTGALVASRLQLDPVGFIFMATMTAVGGGTLRDLILNRATVFWVDRPSLILLAAAAALLVFWTAHLVESRQQWLRWLDAFALAVAVPAGVGVALAAGVSPVIVVLMGVVTGTFGGLMRDVVGNELPMVLKQGELYITAAFGGALTAVVLIWLGLDRSMAVVLCGAVTMILRVGSMIFGWSLPVYRPRPPRNR; this is encoded by the coding sequence GTGACCGAGGGCATCCTGATCGGGGCGAACCTGCCGGCGCTGGTCTGGCTGCTGGATTATTCCTCGGCTCTGGTCTTTGCGCTCACCGGGGCGCTGGTGGCGAGCCGCCTGCAGCTTGACCCGGTGGGTTTCATCTTCATGGCGACGATGACGGCCGTGGGCGGGGGCACGCTGCGCGACCTGATCCTGAACCGGGCGACGGTCTTCTGGGTAGACCGGCCCTCGCTGATCCTGCTGGCGGCAGCGGCGGCGCTGCTGGTCTTCTGGACGGCGCATCTGGTCGAAAGCCGCCAGCAATGGCTGCGCTGGCTCGACGCCTTTGCGCTGGCCGTGGCGGTGCCGGCAGGCGTCGGCGTGGCGCTGGCCGCCGGAGTCTCGCCGGTGATTGTGGTGCTGATGGGCGTCGTCACCGGCACCTTCGGCGGGCTGATGCGCGACGTGGTCGGCAACGAGTTGCCGATGGTCCTGAAACAGGGCGAGCTTTACATCACCGCCGCCTTCGGCGGTGCGCTGACGGCGGTCGTGCTGATCTGGCTCGGTCTCGACCGCTCCATGGCCGTGGTGCTGTGCGGCGCGGTCACGATGATCCTGCGCGTCGGCAGCATGATCTTCGGCTGGAGCCTGCCGGTCTATCGCCCCCGCCCGCCGCGCAACCGCTAG
- the tgt gene encoding tRNA guanosine(34) transglycosylase Tgt — MTGFSFTLNATDGRARAGLIQTPRGEIRTPAFMPVGTAATVKAMLPESVRATGADILLGNTYHLMLRPGAGRIARLGGLHRFMNWDRPILTDSGGFQVMSLADLRKLTEEGVTFASHVDGSRHFLSPETSMEIQRLLGSDIVMAFDECPALPATHERQAEAMRLSMRWAQRSRDAFGDRPGHALFGIMQGGVERDLREESAEALRRIGFDGYAIGGLAVGEGQEAMFGVLDYAPELLPRDKPRYLMGVGKPDDIVGAVQRGVDMMDCVLPSRSGRTGQAWTRRGQVNIKNARHADDPRPLDERCTCPACTGYSRAYLHHVFRAGEMISGMLLTWHNLHYYQEIMQGMRDAIAGGTLDNWIAGFHAVRAQGDIEAI; from the coding sequence ATGACCGGATTTTCCTTCACCCTGAACGCGACGGACGGGCGTGCCCGCGCCGGCCTCATCCAGACCCCGCGCGGCGAGATCCGCACCCCCGCCTTCATGCCCGTGGGCACCGCCGCGACCGTCAAGGCGATGCTGCCCGAAAGCGTGCGCGCCACCGGCGCCGACATCCTGCTGGGCAACACCTATCACCTGATGCTGCGGCCCGGTGCCGGGCGCATCGCGCGGCTGGGGGGCCTGCACCGCTTCATGAACTGGGACCGGCCGATCCTGACCGACTCGGGCGGGTTCCAGGTGATGAGCCTTGCGGACCTGCGGAAGCTGACCGAGGAGGGCGTGACCTTCGCCAGCCACGTCGACGGCTCTCGCCATTTCCTGTCGCCGGAAACCAGCATGGAGATCCAGCGGCTGCTTGGGTCCGACATCGTCATGGCCTTCGACGAATGCCCCGCGCTGCCCGCAACGCATGAACGGCAGGCCGAGGCGATGCGGCTGTCCATGCGCTGGGCGCAGCGGTCGCGCGATGCTTTCGGCGACCGCCCCGGCCATGCGCTGTTCGGGATCATGCAGGGGGGTGTCGAACGCGATCTGCGCGAGGAATCCGCCGAGGCCCTGCGCCGCATCGGCTTCGACGGCTATGCCATCGGCGGCCTTGCCGTGGGCGAGGGGCAGGAGGCGATGTTCGGGGTGCTCGACTACGCGCCCGAACTGCTGCCCAGAGATAAGCCGCGCTACCTGATGGGGGTGGGCAAGCCCGACGACATCGTGGGTGCAGTGCAAAGGGGCGTGGACATGATGGACTGCGTTCTGCCTTCGCGCTCGGGGCGCACGGGACAGGCTTGGACGCGGCGCGGGCAGGTCAACATCAAGAACGCCCGCCACGCCGACGACCCGCGGCCCTTGGACGAGCGTTGCACCTGTCCCGCCTGCACGGGCTATTCCCGCGCCTACCTGCACCATGTCTTCCGCGCCGGAGAAATGATCTCGGGGATGCTGCTGACCTGGCACAACCTGCATTATTATCAGGAGATCATGCAGGGGATGCGGGACGCCATCGCAGGGGGCACGCTGGATAACTGGATTGCGGGTTTCCACGCCGTCAGGGCACAGGGCGACATCGAGGCAATCTAG
- a CDS encoding GNAT family N-acetyltransferase has product MPELHKGRYRVRPALGEDDLRAAQRLRWLCFIGDRHGMDDPDARDADAHDALCRHLLIEDSRSGQLAGCFRLLDLESGADIDSSYSAQHYDLERLRAFPAAMIEIGRFCVHPAHSGSDILRTAWAALTRHVDAAGAGLLFGCSSFPGTDAAGYEDAFAMLRDCHQAPPRWLPRMRAPEVVRFPPPPRRPDASRARATMPPLLRSYLTMGGWVSDHAVMDRALGTIHVFTGMEVSAIPSSRARALRLLAG; this is encoded by the coding sequence ATGCCGGAACTGCACAAGGGCCGCTACCGGGTCCGTCCCGCGCTGGGCGAGGATGACCTGCGCGCGGCCCAGCGACTGCGCTGGCTGTGCTTCATCGGGGACCGTCACGGCATGGATGACCCCGATGCGCGGGACGCCGATGCCCATGACGCGCTGTGCCGGCACCTGCTGATCGAGGACAGCCGCAGCGGCCAGCTTGCCGGCTGCTTTCGCCTGCTGGACCTGGAGTCGGGCGCCGACATCGACAGCAGCTATTCCGCGCAGCATTATGATCTGGAGCGCCTTCGCGCCTTTCCCGCGGCCATGATCGAGATCGGCCGCTTCTGCGTCCATCCGGCTCATTCCGGTTCCGACATCCTGCGGACAGCCTGGGCCGCGCTGACCCGCCATGTGGATGCCGCCGGGGCCGGGCTGCTGTTCGGCTGCTCCTCGTTCCCAGGCACCGACGCGGCAGGGTATGAGGATGCCTTTGCCATGCTGCGCGACTGTCACCAGGCGCCGCCGCGCTGGCTGCCGCGGATGAGGGCGCCCGAGGTGGTGCGTTTTCCGCCTCCGCCGCGCCGGCCGGATGCAAGCCGGGCAAGGGCGACGATGCCGCCCTTGCTGCGAAGTTATCTGACAATGGGCGGCTGGGTCAGCGATCACGCGGTCATGGACCGGGCGCTGGGCACGATCCATGTCTTCACAGGGATGGAGGTCAGCGCCATTCCGTCATCCCGCGCCCGCGCCCTGCGGTTGCTGGCGGGCTAG